One segment of Methylotuvimicrobium sp. KM2 DNA contains the following:
- a CDS encoding toxin-antitoxin system HicB family antitoxin, with protein sequence MTALTVRLPDDKYRRLKEVAHQRGISVNRLIDEMATLMLAELDAETRFLIRAERGRGNLARGLELLEKD encoded by the coding sequence ATGACAGCACTGACCGTAAGACTACCCGATGACAAGTACCGTCGCCTTAAAGAGGTAGCTCATCAGCGTGGCATCAGCGTCAACCGTCTGATCGACGAAATGGCCACTTTGATGCTCGCCGAGCTGGATGCTGAAACTCGTTTTTTAATTAGAGCGGAAAGAGGACGTGGAAACTTGGCGCGAGGCTTAGAATTGCTAGAGAAAGACTGA
- a CDS encoding FAD-dependent oxidoreductase, whose product MKKRILIIGGVAGGASCAARLRRLCEHCEIVIFEMGSYVSFANCGLPYFIGDVIVDEQKLLVATPELFEKRFNIRVCTDSEVLAIDRTNKSIEVCDLKTGRKRNESYDALVLSTGSEAVWPDIDGIDLPGIYVLRTIPDSRKIRGNLANMKSAVVLGAGFLGLELAENLKKRGLTVTVLQSTDQVMPVLDKEMARFVAQYLQKNDINLQLNCQVNRFELNQDQTLTVHLQDGESIVSDAVMVSVGVKPRTQLARQAGLAIGDLGGIRVDETMQTSDSHIWAVGDVVEVRNVITGEWQLLPLAGPANRQGRLAAAAILSNGDQQDIPSTYRGVQGTSVCGLFDLTIANTGVNEKTLQKIGYENFEKVYLHPGNHVGYYPGAKPIHMKLLYDSCNGKILGAQALGESGVARRIDIISAFIQMGGSVYDLEEAELCYAPQFGATKDPVNLAGMIAANQLRGMHPLAKWEELLETHVQVTEDQDEAAQLLAFILDDPFTQAQLVDVRTEAEFLQKHIPNAINIPLDNLRDRLNELSREREIWVVCGVGQRAYNATRILQQNGFRVRNLSGGMQTYEVYNDER is encoded by the coding sequence ATGAAAAAAAGAATATTAATTATCGGCGGCGTCGCAGGGGGCGCAAGCTGCGCTGCAAGGCTTCGCCGATTGTGCGAGCATTGTGAAATCGTCATTTTCGAAATGGGCTCCTATGTTAGCTTTGCCAATTGCGGATTACCTTATTTTATTGGCGATGTCATTGTCGACGAACAAAAATTGCTCGTGGCAACACCGGAGCTGTTCGAAAAAAGATTTAATATTCGTGTTTGTACCGATAGCGAAGTTCTAGCGATCGATAGAACGAATAAAAGTATAGAAGTGTGTGATTTAAAAACCGGCAGGAAGCGGAATGAATCGTACGATGCCTTGGTGCTTTCGACCGGTTCAGAGGCCGTCTGGCCCGATATCGACGGCATCGATTTACCCGGTATATATGTGTTAAGAACGATTCCGGATAGCCGAAAAATACGCGGCAATTTAGCGAATATGAAAAGCGCAGTGGTTTTGGGGGCAGGATTTTTAGGCTTAGAGTTAGCGGAGAATCTTAAAAAAAGAGGTTTAACGGTAACCGTGTTGCAATCGACCGATCAAGTCATGCCGGTATTAGATAAGGAAATGGCTAGATTTGTCGCACAGTATTTGCAAAAAAATGATATTAATTTGCAGCTTAACTGCCAAGTTAACCGGTTTGAGCTGAATCAAGATCAGACGCTAACCGTGCATCTGCAAGACGGCGAATCGATAGTCAGCGATGCGGTCATGGTCTCCGTAGGCGTAAAACCTAGAACTCAATTAGCGCGACAAGCCGGTTTGGCCATCGGAGATTTAGGCGGAATTCGAGTCGATGAAACCATGCAAACCAGCGACTCTCATATTTGGGCCGTCGGTGATGTAGTCGAAGTACGGAATGTCATAACCGGAGAATGGCAACTATTACCCTTGGCCGGTCCTGCAAACCGGCAAGGTCGATTGGCGGCCGCGGCAATATTAAGCAATGGAGATCAGCAAGATATTCCATCGACCTACCGAGGCGTTCAAGGGACATCGGTTTGCGGGCTTTTCGATTTGACAATTGCCAATACCGGCGTCAATGAAAAGACCTTACAGAAGATCGGTTATGAAAATTTTGAAAAGGTTTATTTGCATCCGGGCAATCATGTCGGTTATTACCCAGGAGCGAAGCCGATTCACATGAAATTGTTGTACGATAGTTGCAACGGCAAAATTCTCGGCGCTCAAGCGCTCGGCGAGTCCGGTGTGGCGCGGCGTATCGATATTATTTCGGCATTCATACAAATGGGCGGTAGCGTTTACGATTTAGAGGAAGCCGAATTGTGTTACGCCCCGCAATTTGGAGCCACCAAAGATCCTGTGAATCTAGCCGGCATGATAGCGGCCAATCAATTGCGCGGTATGCATCCGCTTGCAAAATGGGAAGAGTTACTCGAAACGCATGTACAAGTTACGGAAGATCAGGACGAAGCGGCGCAATTACTCGCTTTTATATTGGACGATCCTTTTACACAGGCTCAGCTTGTCGACGTGCGAACCGAAGCGGAATTTCTGCAGAAACATATTCCAAATGCGATAAACATTCCATTGGATAATTTACGCGATCGATTAAATGAATTATCCCGCGAACGTGAAATTTGGGTCGTTTGCGGCGTTGGGCAAAGAGCATACAATGCCACGCGGATTCTACAGCAAAACGGATTTCGGGTTAGAAATTTATCGGGCGGTATGCAAACTTATGAGGTTTATAATGATGAAAGATGA
- a CDS encoding heavy metal translocating P-type ATPase, with amino-acid sequence MADGNIKMGNMDTIQPTKHFSIAHRLNKRLRIIVPSLRKDRERAYILQILLLKREGVESVNITPQIGSLTILFDPEKLPVVNLLHLLDAVIANIGLQPREALKSLKRDKNYSDKPAQDFVIGVGDMSCASCALYLEMVLQRQPDVLHASVNYISETARIKTYLPKDKLFKIIADNGYQGFSIDSLAERKLLFDLERKHLHKAKRQILALSKLSVPVWLLSAIGSKSRTLLLIQAVLAGAAIIGGGRDIFKKAFNQAKRGAAEMDSLVALGVGAAYIYSIPALFRPSRHVYFDAATAIIDFVTVGRYLEELAKNRAVQDIRKLVNLQPHQATVLKDGKELKIMAEQIEIDDILLIRPGERIPADGEVIKGLSSVNEAMVTGSAMPAIKEHGHKLYDGSINGSGVLQMRATATGNDTFLSGLIHMVDQAQASKLKIQKTVDSVASVFVPSVIVLSGATFGGWLLAGERVAHALSNAIAVLLISCPCALGLATPAATMVGTGQAARRGIYIRNGEVLETAASIDTVLFDKTGTITEGVAEITDLFNVSDFDDERLLQLAASAEFNSEHFLGQAIVRYAKERGMEIEESSQFHNAPDRGIRAQIGDRQLLLGSDLWMKQHQIDLTPLKATSKKLAQQGKTLVYLAIDRRAAALFAATDTIRPNARQVVEHLHQAGIDTWMVTGDTELAARHISEQVGIVTVYSEADPAKKLALIRQLRESGHKVAMIGDGINDAPALAAANVSLVIDKGTDIAIEAADLVLLDGDIGKIADAIELSENTLSIIKQNLTWAFGYNAIAIPFAVAGKLNPAIASAAMALSSVSVIVNSLRLNRKK; translated from the coding sequence ATGGCAGACGGAAACATAAAAATGGGCAATATGGATACGATTCAACCGACCAAGCATTTTTCGATTGCACACCGCTTAAACAAACGGCTCCGCATCATCGTTCCGAGTTTGCGAAAAGATCGAGAGCGTGCTTATATCTTGCAAATTCTATTGTTGAAACGCGAAGGCGTTGAGTCGGTTAATATCACGCCGCAGATTGGGTCGTTAACAATATTATTCGATCCGGAAAAATTGCCGGTCGTAAATTTATTGCATCTGCTTGATGCCGTAATCGCCAATATCGGCCTACAACCGCGCGAAGCGCTGAAAAGCCTTAAGCGCGATAAAAATTATTCCGACAAACCTGCCCAAGACTTTGTCATCGGTGTCGGTGATATGAGCTGCGCATCCTGCGCATTATATTTGGAAATGGTCTTGCAGCGGCAGCCTGATGTGCTTCACGCCAGTGTCAATTACATTTCCGAAACCGCGCGTATCAAAACTTACTTGCCGAAAGATAAGTTATTCAAAATTATCGCGGATAATGGCTATCAGGGCTTTTCGATCGATTCCTTGGCCGAACGAAAATTATTATTCGATCTTGAGCGCAAGCATTTACATAAAGCCAAACGACAAATACTGGCGCTAAGCAAATTGAGCGTGCCGGTTTGGTTGCTGAGTGCGATAGGCTCAAAATCGCGCACACTACTATTGATACAAGCCGTTTTAGCCGGTGCCGCTATTATCGGCGGCGGCCGAGACATTTTCAAAAAAGCGTTTAACCAAGCCAAGCGAGGCGCTGCCGAGATGGATAGTTTGGTTGCGCTAGGGGTTGGTGCGGCTTATATCTACAGCATTCCGGCATTATTTCGTCCCTCCCGGCATGTCTATTTCGATGCGGCGACTGCGATTATCGATTTTGTGACGGTAGGCCGCTATCTGGAAGAACTAGCCAAAAACCGGGCGGTTCAGGATATACGCAAATTGGTGAATCTACAGCCTCATCAAGCGACCGTGCTCAAAGACGGTAAAGAATTAAAAATCATGGCCGAACAAATCGAGATCGACGATATCCTTCTGATCAGGCCGGGCGAGCGCATCCCGGCGGACGGTGAAGTGATCAAAGGGTTATCCAGCGTCAACGAAGCAATGGTAACCGGCTCGGCGATGCCAGCGATCAAAGAGCACGGTCATAAACTCTACGACGGCAGTATCAACGGTAGCGGCGTACTGCAAATGCGCGCCACCGCAACCGGTAATGATACCTTTTTGTCGGGTTTGATCCATATGGTCGACCAGGCTCAGGCGTCAAAATTGAAAATACAAAAAACCGTCGATAGCGTCGCATCGGTGTTCGTGCCGTCGGTGATCGTATTGTCGGGAGCCACTTTCGGAGGCTGGCTGTTGGCTGGTGAGAGGGTAGCGCATGCTTTGTCCAATGCGATTGCCGTATTGTTGATTTCATGCCCTTGCGCGCTCGGTTTGGCAACGCCGGCGGCAACGATGGTGGGAACCGGTCAGGCGGCCAGGCGCGGCATTTATATTAGGAACGGCGAAGTCCTGGAAACGGCGGCATCCATCGATACCGTTTTATTCGACAAAACCGGGACGATCACTGAAGGTGTTGCCGAAATAACCGACTTGTTCAATGTATCGGATTTCGACGACGAGCGTCTGTTGCAGCTTGCCGCGTCAGCGGAGTTCAATTCGGAACATTTTTTAGGTCAAGCGATTGTACGCTACGCCAAAGAGCGTGGCATGGAAATAGAAGAATCCTCGCAATTTCATAATGCGCCGGATCGGGGTATTCGCGCTCAAATCGGTGACCGCCAATTATTGCTTGGCAGCGATCTTTGGATGAAACAACACCAGATCGATCTAACACCGCTTAAAGCGACCTCAAAAAAACTGGCTCAGCAAGGCAAGACCTTGGTTTATCTTGCAATCGATCGGCGCGCGGCGGCGTTGTTTGCCGCTACCGATACGATACGGCCGAACGCCCGTCAAGTCGTCGAACATTTGCATCAAGCCGGGATCGATACCTGGATGGTGACCGGCGATACCGAATTGGCGGCCCGACATATTTCCGAGCAGGTAGGAATCGTTACTGTGTATTCCGAGGCGGATCCCGCCAAAAAATTAGCGTTAATTCGTCAATTACGCGAAAGCGGGCACAAAGTCGCGATGATCGGCGACGGCATTAACGATGCGCCTGCACTAGCGGCCGCCAATGTTAGCCTGGTTATCGATAAAGGAACCGATATCGCCATCGAAGCGGCCGACTTGGTGCTGTTGGACGGCGATATCGGCAAAATCGCCGATGCCATCGAATTGAGCGAGAATACACTAAGTATTATCAAGCAGAATCTGACTTGGGCATTCGGTTATAACGCGATTGCAATACCGTTTGCAGTGGCCGGTAAGCTAAATCCGGCCATCGCCTCGGCAGCGATGGCTCTCAGTTCGGTGTCGGTCATCGTTAATTCGCTGCGCCTAAACCGGAAAAAATGA
- a CDS encoding transposase, giving the protein MLSDWVLIFTSLPESSLDTKSIAELYRVGWQVELVIKRLKSLSDIDRLRARKDSKLADLYLHGKLLFAAVTQKIGQRRFGRAATTMVGDSSITHWRLCVFTLRPGTLTNDFFVNLLDMSTQWRKLATEGIYEGRDRTTNPVKWAAMPEAYVSDDAKDEFVEDFVNAWAKEMDLNRFDIRCPT; this is encoded by the coding sequence ATGCTGAGCGATTGGGTGTTGATTTTTACTTCGCTCCCCGAATCGTCGCTCGACACGAAATCAATCGCTGAGCTCTACCGGGTTGGCTGGCAAGTGGAGCTGGTCATAAAGCGGCTAAAGAGCTTGTCTGATATCGACCGGCTACGCGCCCGAAAAGACAGCAAGCTGGCGGATTTATATTTGCACGGCAAGTTACTCTTTGCCGCAGTGACCCAAAAAATCGGGCAACGCCGATTCGGCCGGGCGGCCACCACGATGGTCGGCGATAGTTCGATTACCCATTGGCGCTTATGTGTATTTACCCTACGGCCGGGCACCTTAACTAACGACTTCTTCGTGAATCTGCTCGATATGTCAACTCAATGGAGAAAATTGGCAACCGAAGGCATTTACGAGGGCCGGGATCGCACGACCAACCCGGTCAAATGGGCCGCGATGCCGGAGGCCTATGTTTCGGATGATGCCAAAGACGAGTTCGTAGAGGATTTTGTCAATGCTTGGGCTAAAGAGATGGATTTGAATCGGTTTGACATACGCTGCCCAACTTGA
- a CDS encoding putative toxin-antitoxin system toxin component, PIN family: MKIVVDTNIFLAACLSQGSANAVIATCLRGQAVPLMGSALFNEYEDVLARATLFQRSRLSAEERNELLDIFLSVCQWTRIYYGWRPNLPDEGDNHLVELAVAGNAQFIVTRNLRDLSRMELNFPHLTVLTPEAFLKEIAT; this comes from the coding sequence ATGAAAATTGTCGTAGATACCAATATTTTTTTGGCTGCCTGTTTAAGCCAAGGCTCTGCTAACGCGGTGATCGCTACTTGTTTACGAGGTCAGGCCGTCCCCTTAATGGGCTCGGCATTGTTTAACGAGTACGAAGATGTACTGGCCCGGGCAACGTTATTTCAACGTAGTCGTCTGAGTGCTGAAGAACGTAATGAGCTTCTGGATATTTTCCTCTCGGTTTGTCAGTGGACGCGAATCTATTATGGCTGGCGGCCGAATCTACCTGACGAGGGTGATAACCATTTGGTTGAGCTAGCGGTTGCCGGTAATGCGCAATTTATAGTAACTCGCAATCTTCGTGATCTATCCAGAATGGAATTGAATTTTCCGCATTTGACTGTACTGACACCTGAAGCATTTTTGAAGGAAATAGCAACATGA
- the fbaA gene encoding class II fructose-bisphosphate aldolase → MAQKILDIVKPGVVTGEDVQKVFAFCKEHKFALPAVNVISTDTINSVLESAAKAKSPVIIQFSNGGAAFFAGKGVSLEGQMPSILGAISGAQHVHLMAEHYGVPVILHTDHAAKKLLPWIDGLLDAGEKHFEKTGKPLFSSHMLDLSEESLEENIEICGKYLERMSKMGMTLEIELGCTGGEEDGVDNTGMDHSMLYTQPEDVAYAYEHLSKISHRFTIAASFGNVHGVYKPGNVKLTPTILRDSQKYVSEKFSLPENSLTFVFHGGSGSSPEEIKESISYGVVKMNIDTDTQWATWAGVMDFYKKNEGYLQGQIGNPDGEDKPNKKYYDPRVWQRAGQVGMVTRLQQAFQDLNASNTL, encoded by the coding sequence CGTTTTGTAAGGAACACAAGTTTGCGCTTCCCGCAGTTAATGTCATCAGTACCGATACGATTAACTCGGTACTTGAAAGCGCAGCTAAAGCGAAATCCCCCGTTATCATTCAGTTTTCCAACGGCGGCGCGGCTTTTTTTGCCGGTAAAGGCGTTAGCTTAGAAGGTCAAATGCCTTCGATTTTAGGTGCTATTTCCGGTGCACAGCATGTTCATCTGATGGCGGAACATTATGGTGTACCGGTTATTCTGCATACCGACCATGCCGCGAAAAAGCTATTACCATGGATCGATGGCCTATTGGATGCCGGCGAAAAGCATTTCGAAAAAACCGGTAAGCCTTTATTCAGTTCGCATATGCTGGATCTTTCCGAGGAAAGTCTGGAAGAGAACATTGAAATATGCGGTAAATATTTGGAGCGCATGTCCAAAATGGGCATGACTCTTGAAATTGAATTGGGTTGCACGGGCGGCGAAGAAGACGGCGTAGATAATACCGGTATGGATCATTCTATGCTCTATACGCAGCCGGAAGACGTCGCTTATGCTTATGAGCATTTAAGCAAAATCAGCCACCGTTTCACGATTGCTGCGTCATTCGGAAATGTGCACGGCGTGTACAAACCGGGCAATGTTAAATTGACTCCGACAATTTTGCGCGATTCGCAAAAATATGTTTCAGAAAAATTCAGCTTACCGGAAAATAGCCTGACTTTTGTTTTCCATGGCGGATCGGGCTCCTCTCCAGAGGAAATCAAGGAATCGATCAGCTACGGCGTCGTTAAAATGAATATCGACACCGACACTCAATGGGCCACCTGGGCTGGCGTGATGGATTTCTATAAGAAAAACGAAGGTTATTTACAAGGACAAATCGGTAACCCTGACGGTGAAGATAAGCCGAATAAAAAATACTATGATCCTCGCGTGTGGCAACGTGCAGGTCAAGTCGGCATGGTCACACGTCTGCAACAAGCATTCCAAGACTTAAACGCAAGCAACACGTTGTAA